The genomic stretch TTCCTCAGCCGCGTCCTCTCCCCCTTCTCGCCGAACGCCCTTCCGCCCTCGATTTTTTGTCCACTTCGGGGCGGACGCCCCGCACTCTATAGACAGGCGCGACTTAGCCGCTTCCGTGGCGGTCGGTGCGCCGccccctatagtggacactctaaatgCCTGTTAAGGGATATTGTTTAAACAAGTTTATCTGGAGGGGCTAGCCGAAAATTAAACAAACTTTTCAAGGAAAATATTAGAATATATGAAAGTCGATTATCCTTCAGGACTCTTTGTCCGATCATCACTCCAAGTCGGCTCCCAGACATCTTTGTTTGTCACAATTAAATAGAACACTGATATTAAagatcaaacaaaaaaacacaacCTAAAATAGTAGACTGTTAGGAGATAGAACTCATTTAATATATAAACCGAACAGGGCTTCGCAACTAATATGAGACATAAAAGTCCGTAACAGATTGAATGTCAGTAATGTTACTACTGACACTTTTTGGTACAATGCTAAGAATTTTTGAAGCATTATAGATCCCTCTATGAGTTATTCAAACACAATAATTGAAGTATACACATAAATAAATCAGCTAATGATTACATAATAGCAAGTGTGTTAAAATAACGTACTGATTCTACACATAGTCATCCATCATTAAATTAACGCCGACCCCCAAAATGTACAACATTTTGTTGTTTAATTCCTAATCGAGAAGGCACGCTTTTTCCAAAACCgagcaattaaaaaaaataaaaaaagttatgaGAGCTACTTTTTAATTATCTTATTATTTAAAGGTCATTTATATCATTATGTGGAGACGAAGAGCCACAATTCATGTCTGATCgatcaatttttaaataaattatacttCCTACATTCCACTAGCAGTCCTGACTGTCCATTTTAGTTAGTCTCAGGTTAGGAATTTCAGTTAGAattctataaatggtaatagactCTATTTCTACTAATTGTattccacttatatatatttttattttctctttcgtttttctactttttttctactttagTCTCTTCACTTAAATTTCACGTCCAAAAAGAAATGTCTTAAATGGCTTGGATAGCATTGAGTGACATTTATACTTTGACTCTTCAGTTGTAGTTAAATCATACTTCCTctatctcataaaaatatgggcaataggTATGGTACGAGAATTtaaacaaaattgataaagtaagagagattgaGAATGATATGGTAAAGGAAGAGAGATGATTCGTAGTTAAAGTAGTATTAATAGATAGTTGgacctatattattaaattgatataacttttcaaaaatagaatgcacatatttttgtggacggacgaaaatagaaagtgtacatatttttataggacgggaGAGTATTAAATCCGTCCATTATTAGTAGTCTTGATTTGCCATTTTAGAACGTCGGCCGATTAGGAGtttggttcacttttactaGACATGATAAATATATCTCACATTCTACTACTTCATTTCACacatattttattagtataaattttatataaaaatgtgTCTCATATTATGTTATTTATTCCACCTACTTTTtctgtatattttttaaaacatgtgGCAAACTTATTTGTTTTGGATTGTCCCTCTATAGACTATaggtaaaaaataattatacccTGGTGGTAACTTGATTTGTTTGTGATACAATTACAGTAGAATATTAACCACACGTACACTTAAATGTATGTATAAATAGAATAGAGGGAAGGAGATCATGATTCATCACAACATAAGTAAGGTGGAAAGAAGAAAGCGCGCGGTAAACATGAATCCTGTCCTTTAGTTTATGAGTTTATTACTAGAATAATAGTGGATTTAATCTGTCTGTGAAATGTGATACTGTACTGCATTAGGTTGGAGTAAGATGTCGGAGAAGCTAACAAGGTTCATCGTGATCACATTTACTCACTTCAGCGGCGGGCGGTGTGCAGTGCGCGATGAAGTGAGCAAGTCGGTAGTTATGGGAACACAGAGCAAGTTCAGCGAGCGAGCGAAGATCGAAGTGGAACCATCCTCAATCAACGAGCGTTATGTTCACCTTCGCTTCAGCAGCTCCAACAGATACTGGCAGAGAAATCCAGACAACAACTTGATTGTGGCTGAATCCATCAAGCCGGTGGAACACCTCACCGACCCTTCCTCTACTTTGTTTGAGCAATTATCCAGTGATAAATACATCTCCAAGAAGGTCTTCTTCCTCCGCCACGTCCAGACCGGGCACCGGGTGGTCGGAGACGCAGACGCTGCTGGCAGTCCAGACCCCATCCCTCTCCACGTGGCACCAAATGCCCAGGACGATGAGGGCCTTCTAGAATTTGTGAATTGGAGCACGCTGGTTAAACTTCCTAGCCACGTCGCTTTCAAAGGCTTCAACCAGAGCTACCTCAAGGGCATCTGGGCGGAACACCATCATTACTTGCAGTTCGCTGCCGAGGATCGCAACAGCGTGGTTGCCGGCCACCGGGTCTTCCTCCAGCCCAACGGCTCTCTCCGGATTAAATCCGATTATTTCAACATGTATATAAAAAAACGGCGagttttttttagttaatcATTTACAATTCAGTTACAGTAGTATCAATTGAGGTGCGTCATCATCATGATTAGGTATTGGCAGTACGGGTATGACTGGATATATGCGTCAAACCAGGACCCTGGACCCGAATCCAACACTCTGTTCTGGCCTGTGAGAGTCGACGGGGACACCATCGCACTTCGCTGCAATGCCAACAACAGGTTCTGCAAAAGCCACGACTACAAGGGCAAGAATCGGTGCCTGAACGCGGCGGTTGACACCATCGTGAACGAAGCAAGGATGACAGTAGAGGAGCTCGTGACGAACAGGACTATTTCCCAGGTCAAGTATCGGATGGAGGACGCGAGGATCTATGACGTCATTCCTTACTTGGCCGGCTCCACCACAGCAACCAACCACTCAAATCTAAAGGGTGGAATTGGCGTGCAGTTAACGTACCAAGACAGCAAGAGTTATACCTTCAGCCGCAGCACATCTTTGACGGCGGGGGTCAAAGCCACCATCAAGGCCGGCATTCCTTTTATCGTCGACGAATCTATCGAAGTTAGCTTTGAAGCGACAGAGACGCTCGAGTGGGACACCGCCAAGACTATTACAACAACGGTTACTGCTACGGGTTCAGTAGAAGTGGATCCGAGGACTATCGCTACGGTTCACTACGTGGCTTCGATGGGGAAGTGCGATATACCTTACTCCTACACTCAGTCGGAGCAGAGCTCCACTGACGGCACATTCTCTGAAACTGGTTATGAAGATGGTATTTACACCGGCGTCAGTTGTTACAACTTTGACTTTGTCATCGACTCTACTAAACCTCTTGATCCACCACCCTCAACCTGACCTACAACACCTCCCATCTATCCTTCTCGGGTTTTCTTCATCGGTTCTTTCCCGAGTCGTATTATCGAACCGCATAAGATTAGCTTTTTCATGTAAATTCAGTCTTGTCTTTCCTTTATTGCCATCACAAACTTCCTTGTAATTTTTAATCTTTCAGTACTCTATGTTTTTAGTTAGGAAAGAGAAACTGTTAATTTCCATACCTTAAAATTCAATTAAGTGATTCATGAACAAATTAAGCCATTAAACAATCATACCTCCGTCCCACAGTAAGaatcacattttacttttatcataaaatagtaaatagatctcacattccacctcTCAAttctattcacattttattataaaactaatatatatataagtgagactcataatttactaacttattcaatccacttttctttacattttttaaaacatgtgcTCACAATAAATGTGACAATCAACGTGGGACGAGGTAGTAACTTTTTCTTCAAGGTCTTTGTTCGAAAACTTTCCAACATGTACAACCAGTTGACGCACCTGCTGCAAATAATGAACCATATAAATGATTAATATAGTGGGCCAACCATGATTGGGCATCCATTTAACTTTCCGGCCCGATGTATGAATGGGCCTAAGCCTTGCTAGTGGGTAGGTCTACGCTACACGCTACACGGGCTAACCCGAATTCGTCCAAAATTAGATCCAGATCTGCCCAAATTTATGAAATTGTAACGCATTTCTAATTCTCCTTATTTATTTAGAGAGTTTATTTTtcatgtaattttatttatttaataatgttttttttcaaataataactaagatctaaataatgtacataaaGACCAATTGACAGACATTAAATTGATCTAGTATGAAAGtcaattaattttatgattGTGATGACATTTCCTAAATTTACTCGATTTTATACATCTGTCGATCAAAAAAATAGAtcagttttaccattttggacCATTCATCAAAATTAGGCTAGTTtcaaaatatgaaaagtttcagacaattaaatactactcctaatgATGTGGACCATATAATCCATTAATACTACTTCACTCTCTCTATACATGACACACTTGGATAATGACACTTATATTAAtataagagaaataaaattttataaaaaaatgtgatatactttgtggaacaaactaaaaagaaaagcatGAAATATGCATTTCAAGGACactgaaaattattttatagtacattttaaataatttttatgaaaaagttTTTTCTATTATCGTAATATTGTATGTATGAATCTTTGGACAGCTCGAcgactttttatttaattcaaaatatttaagTGGTTGATAAAATTAACGCGGAGGGGCATGAGTGCATGTtctacaaataaataaaatgttttggtttattaattatgaataagacattttatttaattttttaacttAAATGTCTTATTAATAATCACAATGAGTTTTAGTGGCATTTTATGCGTTTGATTAACATTATaatcctactttatttttttctgagtGGGAGACAAGAGTTAGAAATGTAAGTTTTATGTCTCACATATGTGACATGTGATAGAATCTTAAATAGAATTGGATTTTTAGTATAATACATTAACTTGGTATAAGACACATTTTTCCCTAATTAATTAGCTATCAATTAATTATCGTATTAATTGGAATGAAAATGGACGTATAACCAATTACCCATAATATATTCCCTAAATCATAATTAGTCATTATGTTTGACTAATATCACGTTCTTATGCTAATAAGGAAAAGGAGAGTATATGAGCATATATATGTGCGGATTTGATTGCCATTAATTGGCAAAATTGTGGTAGTCATTATAGTAAAAGGAATATTTATTCTTTTGATTActaaggaaagaaaagaacgcATATATGTATATACTTATGGTGTAATTTGTATTGGCATATTGTTgatcaacaaaatcaaattaaattattatggtaattatttaatttgattttagtaTTACTTGGTCAAAAAGAAACGTCCTAATTAAATAGTCACTTTGATGGAAAGGGCTTTAATGTTTTATAATTAGGGTTTGTCTTCTCTCTGCCTATAAATACAAGTGTGGTGATCCCATCATATCACACACATTACAGAGAACACATAAAcgagggaaagagagagaaacaaatcctTGGAGTTGCGCCACTACACCAAAGTCCGAGGAAGTTCTCTCCGTCTTCCCCAATCGCTTCCGCTGTGGATCATAAAGGTAAGTTTCCGATCCATTATGTGTATGGTTAATACGTGAAATACATGATGTTCAAAGATCTTGctttattcatattcaattatgtattcttgaatatattatgataaataaattcCAACAAGAAATACAAATTGCGCCAATATAATATTGGAGCTCGATGAGGAGTTCAACTAATGatctcaaaaaataaatatttatattgtaTATTTAGACTGTGATGTAtgcaaaatttatttttaattataaattagaCTGTGATGTAtgcaaaatttatttttaagtgGATTTGTTTATGGGAAATGGGAATGTCTTTTTtggataatattattttatattgattcatataattttcattgttattttgttataaatataatatactatATGTTATTCATTAGTTACCAATTTAACAAGAAAAATTGGAACTATGAGATGATTCCATAGTGACGACCATGACGTTGCTAGTAAATTCGAATTTCTATCATGAAAGAAAGGGTCCTCTCCAAAtttatcattttgattttatggcCCCCATCCATTCGTATAATAAATGTTGGGTGATTGTTTATTTCCAAATTATATTACTCGACGGTCGACACAAAATCAAGACATGCACTTGATTAAATtattctattaaaaaaaataaaaataaaacagcaATAAATACAATAAGATAAAGAAGTCCGTAGATAGGGAATGTGTCTCATTCACATAATgaattatatactagtatatctAAATATGGCATGATATGCACTAAATAAATTTCAATTGTCCAGTGTTTCATAAATTCGAAATTTGGTCCCCAACAACCAACCCACACCCCCATCCAGGATGTGACCATCAATCTACATTCAAGATTACATGCTAATaacacaaatttaattttattacattatccacaataattaattactactagtatattttagttAACTCAAAACTATTGTAGAATAAAACACTCCCTCCGAATATATGTTCCACTTTGACTTGACTcggatttaaaaaaatgtataagCTTGTGTATGAACGCTGAATCGAGATCATAGCCATCCAGGTTGGAGTTCTTGGGATTAGTAGTGGGGGTGGTAATTCTAGAAAAATGTTGGGAGAGGGACGTTTCGTTAGGGATGAGACATTAGTCCCACAACCGGATTTTGGACGGTGGTAGCCGACGACATTGAATGTGACAAAATTCTCAATACATGCATGCGCATGCATCCAAATTTGGACAACTTCATTTGTGAGTTTAGTTGAAAAATATGTTGCTATTAATGTGGGATTAAACTCACAATCTAATCCGACAATTACCTCTTCAACAATTGTTCCGACAAGTATAATTGGATGGTTTCTTGTTGAGCTAGCCATGGAATCGACCGTTTTGGTGATTGTTAGCTTAAACCGGCAAAACATACCGATTATGAACCTGGAGTGGAGTCGGAATAGTCTTCCTTTATTCGGGCCGATTCCGCTCCGGTTCTAGAGGAACAACCGGATTCTAAGCGAAGTCAACAACTCAACACTTatctagtactattatttttcgTATCTAAAGACTAAAAACATTATAAACTATAAATTCATAAACTACTccttattagttattactaatAATGTAGATACAACTCTCTTCTAtactattctctctcttaccttactttctctccactttaactatataTTATCATCTTTGCATAACAACAgccaaaaagaaatcaatcacttaaGATTTTCAAGCGGTATTTATTTTGACTACCGACATTGTACCATTAATTATGAATAAGAAAAAACTAATGCTAGTTGATGGGAGCAAACTGTCAAATCCAAGATAGCagttttaatttataatgtAAGCCAGATAATTGAATTTAAAACAGAAAACAATATATAGACCTTTTAATAAGGATCAGGGATTTAAAATTGTTGGtattcattttaaataatgagttgaCAAATAAGCAGAGCTGAAGTTGCAATGGCAGCCCATTTTGGTGAGCTGTATTGATAGGGTGCATGTGGGAAACCCATCTGAAGATTTCTCAATGCCTGCCTATCTAGCCACGTTGTGTGTGAGAACAAGAGATGTGTGTGTATGAGTGAGAGACTGGTCATGCCTAACTTTGTGTGCTTGTAATGACTAATCCAGGAATCGGCGCCTCTCTCTTCCTCTTGTTGTCGTTAGCTGAAGATCCGCGGTGATCTTCAGAGATTTCTTCGGAATTTCGCGAAATTGAAGGAGATGTTTTAGTCAATTTCGCGGAATTCCAGAGGGAGATCCCGTCGTCTTGCTCGGCTGATGTGGCGGTGGCGTCGGTGAGGCTGGTTGATGCAGACAGAAGGCGGTCGAGGGACTCGAACGAGGCGAAACCCCAACCGTCGTCGCCAGTAGCtggattgttgttgttgttgttgaagCAGAGAGGGTTACTTGTGCTTGACATTATCAAGCTTTGTTGAAGCTCATTGCCCCAATCAATATTATCCATTTGATTCTTCTTTGTCACTATTAATCATGTTGAAGATTCGTCCGTCCCTGATCCATCCACTTTTTTGAAgattcgtccgtccctaaaaatgtgtcacctttcactttttcttttaccatttttggtagtggaccctacattccactaactcattcacactcacattttattataaaactaatatataaaagtaggacccacatgccaccaactttttcaacccactttctattacatttattaaaacccgtgccgggtcaaatggtgacgaattttgggggacggagggagtattattttatttttgacagTTGACAGAAGATGCAAATGGTTTTTCAAAAGATAAGGCTTTGTGAAGAGCATGAGATTTCAGAGAGTAAAGAAGTAGTACTCCATAGGttgaaattttataatgaaatatttatatgAAGTGGGGAAAGCTCTAATATTAATCCTCCTTTTGGCTGCTTCTGTTTTAGCATGCGCTCTGTAAAGGTTGTAATTTACAAGATTAAATTTAAACTTCAAAGATTTCCACTAATCATAGTTTAATCATAGCTATTTCTGCAGTACAACAGTGATAAAGTTTTTACCTTTCACGATTTCTGTCCTTGGAATTCATCCGTTCTATTTTTGACCGTTTAACGATGcaattagtaatattttttttatcatatggAAATGGAAAATGATCGACCTTTTAGATAGAACATAGTAGAAGGAAGGAGGTGAGTAGTGGAAATGATTCGAAATTTTCAGAGGATTTTGGCAGGCAATACAAAATGTGTTTTGCTAATATTGATAAGACACTAGATAATACAACTTCCAACTTGCTCGTACGATTTTGTCTCCATATTTCAACTTTGTTCTCTGCAATTCACCATGCCTAATCTTTTATCCCTTATCCCTCTCGGTTACCATcttcaagatggtatcagagcaggttattAAGGTGGGGACTCAGAGAGAGTTCATCACCGTCCCAAGGCTACCTTTCCCGACCGTCTGTCCTTAACCCTGTGAGCAAACAAAATGTCAGAAACCACCGAGAGTTCAAACACAGATCCACATAACACAAACACTTCAAACCAAACCAACTTTCCACCAGATTTCGCGGCACAATTTGCCGAATTCctaaaatttaaggaattttCATCAAGGCAGAGCCCGAAAAATCCCTCAACCCAGCCAGAATCGCTGGGGGAAGTAACCATCAAAACAAAGCTCAACGGGAACAAATATCCCCTATGGGCCGACCTAATGAAGAGGGCTATTGGCGGTAAAGGGCTGACCTCTCACATAATAGGAGTTTCAGACCCCGAACCGCCGATAACCGACCCAAATTACCCGAGGTGGCAGCAGAGAGATCACTGCACCTTCAATTGGATTATCAACAACATCGAATCCGACCTTGTAAACGAAGTTTCTCAATACGCGACCGCCAAGGACCTTTGGGAGGGCCTGGCAATCACGTATGGCAGCGGGAGAGATCCGTTTCAGGTGTACGACCTACACAGACAACGTATGACGATCAAACAAGGAGGAATGACCTTGGAAGCATTGTGGCAAAAATTACAGGATCTGTGGATATCCATAGACGCTCGAGATCCAAGCACGATTGACCATCCTCCGTCAATCGAGAAAGACAATCAACGGACCCAAAGGATGAGGGTGTATCAGTTTCTTACCGCACTCGATGAACGGTATGAATCAGTCAAGAAAGAAATCATCAACAAAGAGCCATTACCGACTCCTCGAGAGGCATACGCAATGGTAAGGCGCAATGCCGACAATGCGCGAATATTGAAACCTACTTAACAAACAGGCTCCGGAATTGGAGCGGGACTGATCGTATTCGACCGCAACAGGGCCAGTCAGCCTCCACCGCCACCATCGGCGCCGTCCCGGTATCCAGCCAATCACCGCAAACCCGACGAAGATAAAAACAAATTGTTTTGTAGCCATTGCGGAGGAAAGAGGCATACAAAAGATACCTGCTTCCTCATTCATGGGTATCCcgaatggtgggatgaaatgAAGAAATCCAAGCTCCAGAGGGCGGCGAATCGCGGCGGACCGAGGGCATCGGCatcagcagcagcggcggtcaGAGACCAAGCCGCCTACGCCGAGCACGCGGCGGGTGGCTTCGGTACTCCAACCACCACCGGAAATTATGGCGGACGCGGGGAGGAGAAGGCCGTGGCCACTGTCACGGTGACGAGAGTGCAGATTGGAGGAGAAGCAAACGCGGCGGACCCGTCTAGGGTTTGGAGTGAAGGTAAAGGGGGGTTCTCTCATTTGAACCCTCCAAGTTCTGCCAAATCACGTTTTTTACCCCATCCCCATAGACCTATTGTTTCCAGCCCCAAAACTCATCACATATTGCACCTCGTACCCCACTTCGAAAATAACTCCTCTAAACTCCCCAAAATTCCTCATAAACACATTCCAGCCCCTAAAAATCTTGTGATACATCCCACAATAAAATGTCAAAAATCCTTTGAAGCCTTGGCCATGTCATCTACCTCAGAAATaggagaaaagaataaaaaatggatttttgattgtggtgcAACTGACACAATGTCTTTTGATATGTCTGATTTTGAAAGTATTTCCAAGTCAAATAAAACCCATGTTCAAACTGCGAGTGGAGATCTGGCACTTGTTCAGGGGGCGGGAACCATCACTATCTCTCAAACCCTTCGACTCTCAAATTGCTTATTTGTCCCATCACTATCTCACAAATTATTGTCAGTTAGTCATGCGACTAAAGAATTGAACTGCAAGTTACTAATGCAGCCTCGTTTCTGTTTACTGCAGGATACCCaaacggggacgatagttgggcgtggcactgaacgacacggactgtactatgtggatgaggtgGCCCATCAGAGTACTGCGTTGCTGTCTCACAGACTGACTGATAagcaggcttggctttggcatcgccggttagggcacccatctatAGGATATTTCCGTCTGCTTTTTCCTAAGTTGAATTCTTCTTTTACCTTTAATTGTGAAACATGTTTTTTGGCCAAAAGTCATAGACATTCGTTTAAGTTAAATAATACTCGAGTGAAAACTCCCTTTTCATTAATTCATtcggatgtgtggggtcctgcacctgTTACTGGGGGATCGGGCTTTCgctattttttgttgtttgttgatgATTATACACGCATGACTTGGGTTTATTTCTTAAAAacaaaatctgaagtttttgacAAGCTCACCCAATTCTATACCTTCGTACAAACTCAATACAAACACAATATCCAAATCCTTCGATCCGATAATGGGGGGGAGTTTGTCAATTCTAAAATGCAGTCTTTCTTCACTGAAAAGGGATTAGTCCACCAAACCACCTGCCCACATACTCctgaacagaatggggtagcagaaaggaAAAACCGATATATTCTAGAAGTCACACGAGCCTTCCTAATCGAATCCCGAATCCCAAAatctttttggccagaagccataGCCACTGCTGTCTACCTTCTAAACCGTCTCCCTACCAAAATCCTGGACTTCAAATCACCTTTGGACATCCTATCTGCCCAAGCCACTATCCCATCATCTCTTCGTCTAGAACCTAGGATATTTGGGTGCTCTATCTTTGTCCATATTCCCAAACACGAGCGGTCTAAATTTTCCCCTTGTGCTGTTAAATGTGTTTTCCTAGGGTATGGCCGGAATCAAAAGGGCTACAGATGCTATGATCCTAAAACAAGAACCATGTATACCACCATGAACTGCGACTTTTTGGAGGGAGAATACTTCTATAGCCAacctagcggtcagggggagagtcgaCCAGAAATTCCGGAAAATGACTCACTAGGCTGGCTACCTACACCAATACCCGAACCTACACCTATACCTGTACCCGAACCTACACCTACACCAATACCCGAGCCTACACCAAACCAGGAAGATAATAACAACAGTCAGGGGGAGGGAAACTTACCGAGtccaagtcaacctgttctaaACGTCGGTCCACCAGAGACAGTTAGCGGTAACGCCGGGCCGTCAAGATCCAATGTGCAGGACGAGGAGTTCGGTGACACCTCGCTATCTACCCCAGTCAGGGATCCTGAGGTAAATAGTCCTAACTCTGGAAATATTACTCATGTGGACGAAACTAATAGTGACAGGGAGAATGAGGAAATTGAGGAACAAGCAAACATGGGTTATGAGTTACCGCTAAGGAGTACGAGAGGCGTTCCTCCTCGGCGATACTCTCCAGACTGGAAAGGACAAAAATCCTAATATTCTGTAACTAATCTTGTGCAGGGTCATCTCACAGAAATGGCTAGAGCTTTTGAAGCGGCCCTCTATGGGGATGAGATTCCTCAATCCTTTGAGGAGGCGATGAAacacaaacattggagggaggcaatgaagaaagagatagatGCCTTAATAAAGAATGGAACATGGGAGAAGTGTACTCTACCAAAGGGAAAGAAGCCAGTAGGATGTTGATGGGTCTTCACAATCAAAAGacgagcagatggttcaatcgagaggtaTAAAGCACGACTGGTGGCTAAGGGATACACTCAGGTCTATGGAGTGGATTATGCACAGACGTTCTCTCCGGTAGCCAAGCTAAATACAGTTAGAACACTGCTGTCTATAGCTGCATCTAGAGATTGGCCTTTACATCAGCTGGATGTCACTAACGCCTTTTTACATGGAGAGttggaagaaaataaagaagTCTACATGGAAGCTCCTCCAGGTTTTCTTGGAGAATTCGGAGACGGACAGGTGTGCAGATTGAGAAAAACCTTGTATGGACTAAAACAGTCTCCCCGGatatggtttgggagattctgcCAGGCAATGTTCAAGCATGAGTATGAACAAAGCCACTCTGACCACACATTGTTCATTAAGAAGAAAGACGGCAAGGTGACATGTCTGATAATCTATGTggacgacatgattatcacaggaGACGATGAAGAGGAAATCAAGAATCTGAAGGAGAATCTATCtaaagagttcgagatgaaagagtTGGGGGCactgaaatatttccttggaaTCGAAGTCTTGAGATCGAAGAAGGGAATCTTCCTGAGACAGAAGAAGTACGTACTGGATTTACTAGCAGAGACTGGTTTACTAGATTGCAAGCCCTCAGATATTCGTATGGTACCCAACCATGGATTGAAGATAGAAGAATGAGCAAAGCTAGCAGACCAGGAGAAGTATCAACGATTGGTGGGAAAGTTGATCTATCTTTTACATACTCGACTAGATATTACCTATGCAGTTGGTATAGTCAGTCAGTTTATGCACAAACCGCAAGAAGACCATATGGAGGCTGCCTTGAAGATTGTAAGATATCTGAAGGTGACTGTAGGATACGGAGTACTCCTAGAAAAAGGAGGAGATCTGGAGGTTCATGGATACACTGACGCcgattgggcaagcaatccagttgACAGGAAATCTACGGGAGGATACTTCACGTTTGTAGGGGGAAGCCTggtcacttggagaag from Salvia splendens isolate huo1 chromosome 15, SspV2, whole genome shotgun sequence encodes the following:
- the LOC121768207 gene encoding uncharacterized protein LOC121768207; this translates as MSEKLTRFIVITFTHFSGGRCAVRDEVSKSVVMGTQSKFSERAKIEVEPSSINERYVHLRFSSSNRYWQRNPDNNLIVAESIKPVEHLTDPSSTLFEQLSSDKYISKKVFFLRHVQTGHRVVGDADAAGSPDPIPLHVAPNAQDDEGLLEFVNWSTLVKLPSHVAFKGFNQSYLKGIWAEHHHYLQFAAEDRNSVVAGHRVFLQPNGSLRIKSDYFNMYWQYGYDWIYASNQDPGPESNTLFWPVRVDGDTIALRCNANNRFCKSHDYKGKNRCLNAAVDTIVNEARMTVEELVTNRTISQVKYRMEDARIYDVIPYLAGSTTATNHSNLKGGIGVQLTYQDSKSYTFSRSTSLTAGVKATIKAGIPFIVDESIEVSFEATETLEWDTAKTITTTVTATGSVEVDPRTIATVHYVASMGKCDIPYSYTQSEQSSTDGTFSETGYEDGIYTGVSCYNFDFVIDSTKPLDPPPST